A genomic segment from Candidatus Leptovillus gracilis encodes:
- a CDS encoding LacI family DNA-binding transcriptional regulator, producing MTTIKDVAKHAGVSVTSASYALNGTGTIGDDTRKRVLQAAEELNYHPNAFARNLKKNKTHTIGVFISRFGGSFYEEILEGIHDTILSTDYELIVCPETHAMSKLLTQRQVDGAIVFDSKIKSDVILKLASKRFPIIILDRYLEKDNLLPLLLDNRLGTREAFYHLYEQGARRIGFVSGAADSFDNGERMRAFIGEAEKNQVAVRRYSGNFTEKSGYDAARLMIENRNIPEAVFCANDQMAIGLLKAMKEHGLQAPDDIAVVGFDDIQIARYMQPSLSTIGASRLAWGAAAAARLIAFLETEYTFPKPYRIQTRLIPRESSVKR from the coding sequence ATGACAACCATCAAAGACGTGGCGAAACACGCCGGGGTCAGCGTCACCTCCGCCTCCTACGCCCTGAATGGAACCGGCACGATCGGCGACGACACGCGCAAGCGCGTGCTGCAAGCGGCCGAGGAGCTAAACTACCACCCCAATGCCTTCGCCCGCAATCTTAAAAAGAACAAAACCCACACCATCGGCGTCTTTATCTCCCGCTTCGGTGGCTCATTTTACGAAGAGATTTTGGAAGGCATCCATGACACGATTCTAAGCACTGACTACGAGCTAATCGTCTGTCCGGAAACCCACGCCATGTCCAAACTGCTGACGCAGCGGCAGGTTGATGGGGCCATCGTCTTCGACTCTAAAATCAAAAGCGACGTTATCCTCAAACTGGCCTCCAAACGCTTCCCCATCATCATTCTCGACCGCTACTTAGAGAAGGATAATCTCTTGCCCCTGCTGCTAGACAACCGACTGGGAACCCGCGAGGCGTTTTATCACCTGTACGAACAAGGGGCGCGGCGCATCGGCTTTGTCTCCGGCGCGGCCGATTCGTTTGATAATGGCGAGCGAATGCGCGCCTTCATCGGCGAAGCGGAGAAAAACCAGGTGGCGGTGCGGCGCTACAGCGGCAACTTTACCGAAAAGTCCGGCTACGACGCCGCCCGGCTGATGATTGAAAACCGCAACATACCGGAAGCCGTTTTTTGCGCCAACGACCAGATGGCGATTGGCCTGCTGAAAGCCATGAAAGAACACGGCCTGCAAGCGCCGGATGACATTGCCGTGGTGGGTTTTGATGACATTCAGATTGCCCGCTACATGCAGCCCAGCCTGTCTACCATTGGCGCATCGCGGCTGGCCTGGGGCGCCGCGGCCGCTGCCCGACTGATCGCTTTTTTGGAGACGGAATACACCTTCCCGAAGCCCTATCGCATCCAAACCCGACTCATTCCGCGCGAATCGTCTGTTAAAAGGTAA
- a CDS encoding glycoside hydrolase family 3 C-terminal domain-containing protein: MIETPPGSYNHLDPATEARVAALLAQMTLPEKVGQLVQISPFAPFDFDDYLAQKQAAEAAGEPFDYPPRLHPDIDEMIRNGRVGSFLNIMLPHLINHCQRIAVEESRLGIPLLVGSDVIHGFRTIFPIPLAEACTWNPALLERASRVAAEEASASGVDWIFAPMVDIARDPRWGRIAEGAGEDPFLGAAMARARVRGFQATDLTSGRRIAACPKHYVGYGAAEAGRDYNTTDFSERTLRDVYLPPFKAAFDAGAGTVMSAFNELSGVPATANSLLLRTILRDEWGWPGVVLSDYDAVRELIAHGIAADLADAARLSLLAGLDIEMVSDGYATHLADLVKAGDVPLTAVDEAVRRVLRLKFRLGLFENPYTNESLADTLILRPDFRELALQVAQESMVLLKNEDDILPLSPQTRLAVIGPLADSHHDMLGCWSLHNHPEDVETLLHGLAAYLPADGWTYVTGCPIRDDAPTDFATAVAAAQAADVVLLVVGESADMSGEGHSRTHLGLPGRQQELADALAATGKPMVCVLMNGRPLVIPRLAEQAQALLVAWHGGIRAGRAAADILLGAVNPSGKLTASWPRAEGQIPVHYAHKSTGRPAAAAGTRQFAEAFKSVYIDKPNSPLFPFGFGLSYTRFTYTDLHIAQPVLTLDDTLVVSAAVTNSGGRPGAEVAQLYVRDLVGSVTRPVRELKGFQKIFLQPGEKRTVCFSLPVCELGFTDLAMRYVVEPGEFRVWLGPDTASGLEGVFYVR, from the coding sequence ATGATCGAAACACCCCCCGGTTCCTACAACCACCTCGACCCCGCCACCGAAGCCCGCGTCGCCGCCTTGCTCGCCCAAATGACCCTGCCGGAGAAAGTCGGCCAGCTTGTACAGATCAGCCCCTTCGCCCCGTTCGATTTCGACGACTACCTGGCGCAAAAGCAAGCCGCCGAGGCCGCGGGCGAACCATTCGACTATCCACCCCGGCTGCACCCCGATATAGATGAGATGATCCGCAACGGCCGTGTTGGTTCTTTCCTCAACATTATGCTTCCGCACCTGATCAACCACTGCCAACGCATCGCCGTCGAAGAATCCCGCCTGGGCATTCCCCTCCTCGTCGGCAGCGATGTCATTCACGGCTTCCGCACCATCTTCCCCATCCCTCTGGCCGAAGCCTGCACCTGGAACCCAGCCCTGCTGGAACGCGCTTCTCGCGTTGCCGCCGAAGAAGCCTCCGCCTCCGGCGTGGATTGGATTTTTGCCCCGATGGTAGACATTGCCCGCGACCCGCGCTGGGGGCGCATCGCCGAAGGGGCCGGCGAAGACCCATTCCTGGGCGCAGCCATGGCCCGCGCCCGCGTGCGCGGCTTCCAGGCCACCGACCTGACCAGCGGCCGACGCATTGCCGCCTGCCCCAAACATTACGTCGGCTATGGGGCCGCCGAAGCCGGCCGCGACTACAACACCACCGATTTCTCCGAACGCACCCTGCGCGATGTCTACCTGCCCCCCTTCAAAGCCGCCTTCGATGCGGGCGCGGGGACGGTGATGAGCGCCTTCAACGAACTCAGCGGCGTACCGGCCACCGCCAACTCCCTGCTGCTGCGCACCATCTTGCGCGATGAATGGGGCTGGCCCGGCGTCGTCCTCAGCGACTACGACGCCGTGCGCGAACTCATCGCCCACGGTATCGCCGCCGATCTGGCGGACGCCGCCCGCCTCAGCCTGCTGGCCGGGCTGGACATCGAGATGGTCAGCGATGGCTACGCCACTCACCTGGCCGATCTCGTAAAAGCGGGGGATGTGCCATTAACGGCCGTAGACGAAGCCGTCCGCCGTGTATTACGCCTCAAATTCCGCCTGGGTCTGTTTGAAAACCCCTACACCAATGAAAGCCTGGCCGACACACTCATTCTGCGCCCCGATTTCCGCGAATTGGCGCTGCAAGTGGCTCAGGAATCTATGGTGCTGCTGAAGAACGAGGATGACATTTTACCCCTATCGCCGCAGACGCGGCTGGCTGTCATCGGCCCGCTGGCCGACAGTCACCACGACATGCTCGGCTGCTGGTCGCTGCACAACCACCCCGAAGACGTGGAGACGCTGCTGCATGGTCTGGCCGCCTACCTGCCCGCCGACGGCTGGACCTATGTGACCGGCTGCCCCATCCGCGACGACGCGCCCACCGATTTCGCAACGGCCGTCGCCGCTGCGCAAGCCGCCGACGTGGTGCTGCTGGTGGTGGGCGAAAGCGCCGACATGAGCGGCGAAGGGCATTCGCGCACCCACCTGGGGCTGCCCGGCCGCCAGCAAGAATTAGCTGATGCGTTAGCGGCCACCGGCAAGCCGATGGTGTGCGTGTTGATGAACGGCCGTCCCCTGGTCATTCCCCGGCTGGCGGAACAGGCGCAGGCGCTGCTGGTGGCCTGGCATGGCGGCATCCGTGCCGGTCGCGCCGCCGCCGACATCCTCTTGGGCGCGGTCAACCCATCGGGCAAACTCACTGCCAGTTGGCCCCGCGCCGAAGGACAAATTCCCGTCCATTACGCCCACAAAAGCACCGGCCGGCCGGCGGCCGCCGCCGGCACACGCCAATTCGCCGAAGCCTTCAAATCCGTTTACATAGACAAACCTAACTCCCCGCTGTTCCCGTTTGGCTTTGGCCTTAGTTACACCCGGTTCACCTATACCGATTTACACATTGCCCAACCCGTACTCACCTTAGACGACACCCTGGTTGTTTCCGCAGCAGTGACAAACAGCGGCGGCCGACCGGGCGCGGAAGTAGCGCAGTTGTACGTGCGCGATCTGGTGGGCAGCGTCACCCGACCAGTGCGGGAGCTGAAGGGTTTCCAAAAGATTTTCCTGCAACCGGGCGAGAAGCGCACCGTATGTTTTTCGCTGCCTGTTTGCGAGTTGGGCTTTACGGACCTGGCGATGAGGTACGTGGTAGAACCAGGGGAATTCAGGGTATGGTTGGGGCCAGACACCGCCAGCGGGTTAGAGGGCGTGTTTTATGTTAGATGA
- a CDS encoding sugar ABC transporter permease gives MNGRLPFRRRELSHRAREALHGYAFVLVWIVGFTIFTLLPLLQTLFYSFNQVTVSATGINLQFIRWQNYTRALFTDPTFVQLLIEYAIETLVSLPIILIFSLIIALFLNLKFRFKGVFRTIFFLPVVITSGPVIQELVAQGATSVPGLAISGTVAAFIADMPRYLRNPIEYLLTSFILILWFSGVQILIYLSSLQRIDQSIYEAAAIDGASAWESFWKITLPALSTTTVIIAIYTIITLSHFSENKVIKYIYGQTYAVGGGIGYASAMSFLYFFILVLLLAVIFLLLNYRARKQYG, from the coding sequence GTGAACGGCCGTTTACCCTTCCGCCGCCGCGAACTAAGCCACCGCGCCAGAGAAGCGCTGCACGGCTACGCCTTTGTGTTGGTCTGGATTGTCGGCTTTACCATTTTTACCCTGCTGCCGCTGCTGCAAACCCTCTTCTACAGCTTCAACCAGGTTACGGTCTCCGCCACCGGCATCAATCTGCAATTTATCCGCTGGCAAAATTACACCAGAGCCTTGTTCACCGACCCCACCTTTGTGCAGTTGCTCATCGAATACGCGATCGAAACGCTCGTTTCCCTGCCCATCATCCTCATTTTTTCCCTGATCATCGCCCTGTTTCTCAATCTCAAATTCCGCTTCAAGGGCGTTTTCCGCACGATCTTCTTTTTGCCGGTGGTCATCACCAGTGGACCAGTTATTCAGGAGTTGGTAGCCCAGGGCGCAACCTCCGTGCCGGGGTTGGCAATTTCCGGCACGGTCGCGGCGTTCATCGCCGACATGCCTCGCTATCTGCGTAACCCGATAGAATATCTGCTCACCTCGTTCATCCTCATCCTCTGGTTTTCCGGCGTGCAAATCCTCATCTACCTTTCCAGCTTGCAGCGCATAGACCAGAGCATTTACGAGGCGGCGGCCATTGATGGCGCGTCGGCCTGGGAATCTTTTTGGAAGATCACCCTCCCAGCGCTTTCCACCACCACCGTCATCATCGCCATTTACACCATCATCACCCTGTCCCACTTTTCCGAGAATAAGGTGATCAAATACATCTATGGGCAAACCTATGCCGTCGGCGGTGGCATAGGCTACGCCAGTGCGATGTCGTTTTTGTACTTTTTTATACTTGTTTTGCTGCTGGCCGTCATTTTTTTGCTCCTGAACTACCGGGCGCGGAAGCAGTATGGGTAA
- a CDS encoding carbohydrate ABC transporter permease codes for MNKATQDRWRSFFLGNRTQYGLLFSIVLYMLLIAIGFVYLYPLLFMFVTSLKSPADLLNPMVQWIPTEFYTGNYVKAYRVLDYPHTLASSLLISVVPSVIQAAVASLVGYGLARYRFPGKNFIFFLILATFIIPAQNTVIPQMLTYREFGLLGNLWALILPALLGQGYKSAIFILIFYQTFLSLPKVLEEAARLDGAADWKIFVQIALPTAVPAYIIAIIFSTVWYWNETYLTVIFLEGGIQSLPMQLAKFVQAYENLYPPGVVNIFDRLNEAVKLSGTFLNILPLLLMYFVLQKWFVESIERTGITGE; via the coding sequence ATGAATAAAGCAACACAAGACCGCTGGCGTAGTTTTTTTCTGGGCAACCGCACCCAATATGGGTTGTTGTTTAGCATTGTGCTGTACATGCTGCTGATTGCCATTGGTTTTGTCTATCTCTATCCGCTGTTGTTCATGTTTGTCACCAGTCTGAAAAGCCCCGCCGACTTGCTCAACCCGATGGTGCAGTGGATTCCAACAGAGTTTTACACCGGCAATTACGTCAAGGCTTATCGCGTGTTGGATTATCCCCATACGCTGGCCTCATCGCTGCTCATCAGCGTGGTTCCGTCGGTGATTCAGGCGGCCGTGGCTTCGCTGGTGGGGTATGGGTTGGCGCGATATCGCTTTCCGGGCAAAAACTTCATCTTTTTCCTCATTCTGGCGACGTTTATTATCCCGGCACAAAACACGGTGATCCCGCAAATGCTTACTTACCGGGAGTTTGGGCTGTTAGGCAATTTGTGGGCGCTTATTTTGCCGGCGCTGCTGGGGCAAGGCTATAAAAGCGCCATCTTCATCCTGATTTTTTACCAGACGTTTCTCTCGCTGCCGAAGGTGTTGGAGGAGGCCGCACGGCTAGATGGGGCGGCGGATTGGAAGATATTTGTGCAAATTGCCTTGCCAACGGCCGTGCCCGCCTATATCATCGCCATCATTTTCTCCACCGTCTGGTATTGGAACGAAACCTATCTCACCGTCATCTTTCTGGAGGGGGGCATCCAGTCGCTGCCCATGCAGTTAGCCAAATTTGTCCAGGCGTATGAAAATCTCTACCCGCCCGGTGTGGTGAACATTTTCGACCGGCTAAATGAAGCGGTTAAACTCAGCGGCACATTCCTGAATATTTTGCCCCTGCTGCTCATGTATTTTGTGCTGCAAAAATGGTTTGTTGAATCTATCGAAAGGACAGGTATTACCGGTGAATAA
- a CDS encoding tetratricopeptide repeat protein, translated as MAKTCQVWLDLMSNLSLHLFGQPQIVRNQINITHDLSIKAQAILIYLVVTGQPQTRLWLASLLWPDVEESRALKNLRDILPLLRQQFPEHLLITRQTLAFDREQPYYLDVEQFQQQLQLAALSDEQRYETLNLYQGEFLAGFYVPQAEPFAEWQMLWRERLHELALTQMDGLVEQAAQHPGKWRMGLELTQRLLELEPWRESAHRQRMLLLAYMGQRETAVAQYALCRQTLAAEFGIAPTSQTEALYAQIVAGEVGPAAQPTAPAELRRQPHLPRPLTPFFGRQEELTAVTNHLRSNRYPLVTIMGEGGIGKTRLAIAAAQKVAADFAGGVWFVPLAHLPHAPDPQMAVEQLVGALEDVLGTAVANPQPATAANLYQMIGDQRLLLVLDNVEHLSAGKKLLLDLLTNCPHLSLLITSRERLNVQAEMVVRLHGLPVPDDTQPIQMPNLITMSSLQLFTERASRIAPDFILDDHNLADVVRICQLVEGLPLAIEMAAALTAYQSPAAIRAALTANYQALTALGQDDLPSRHQSLQAVFDYSWQRLSPEEGLALAQCSLFQGGFMAAAATAVARVPMALLLALTQKSLLRAVGNGRFDMHELIRHFAADKLAALQIDRDAVRTNHARYYALFIEQRAHQLENETAVLREIQAEMSNIRTAWQWATTTNQLEIVRQALPGLTSFYRLTGSFREAHTLLGQTLRQLATSPPTVEARLLLGQLSAAQSYFVQRVVNLNEAVQLAQTAVTIGEELHNAPLQVIGHVRLAAIRFGEGQIGESEKHSQLALALARQHDILPLEQAQSLRYLGQIATIHGDYAAARTHYQASLTLARQIGSRPHEGRLLKDLGIIEWRHGAYGRASEYLQAGLDSVRDTGDRPTEAEILKNLGVVAWFLGDYEQAADAYQQSLAIYQDIGDQAGASDTLNNLGLLAWGQGRYEQSAAYYQQSLRIKEQIGDRLQMGIMLGNLGIMSRTQGQYEQARQWHLQSLAILEEVGDELGKGRTLNNLGLVAANLGQYEQALAYYGQSLTIRRALNDQEGQGKTLNNLGAVAYMQGQYAAATAHHEQSLQIAQRIGDRIGEAVALTGLGLALLGAGELARAEEVLGTAVARRRQLNNANLLMESLTTLAALNLAQGAPDRALAILEEVLTYLAAGGSFAGTEYDFLNYWHCVQILAANGDARCDVIWHTAVTQLQTHMAHIQSQELRHAYYHNIPWHQALLSQAHFK; from the coding sequence ATGGCAAAAACCTGTCAGGTCTGGTTAGACCTTATGAGCAATTTGTCATTACACCTGTTTGGGCAGCCGCAAATTGTCCGCAATCAGATCAACATCACCCATGATCTGTCTATCAAAGCCCAGGCCATTCTCATTTATCTGGTCGTGACCGGTCAGCCGCAAACCCGCTTGTGGCTGGCCTCTTTGTTGTGGCCGGATGTGGAAGAGAGCCGGGCGCTGAAGAATTTGCGCGATATTTTGCCCTTGCTGCGCCAGCAGTTCCCTGAACATTTGCTGATTACGCGCCAGACGTTGGCGTTTGACCGGGAGCAGCCGTATTACCTGGACGTGGAGCAGTTTCAGCAGCAGTTGCAGTTGGCCGCTCTCAGCGATGAGCAGCGGTATGAGACATTGAATTTGTATCAAGGGGAGTTTTTGGCGGGCTTTTATGTGCCGCAGGCCGAACCGTTTGCGGAGTGGCAGATGTTGTGGCGGGAGCGGCTGCATGAGCTGGCGCTAACGCAAATGGATGGCCTGGTGGAGCAGGCGGCACAGCATCCGGGAAAGTGGCGCATGGGGCTGGAGCTAACGCAGCGGCTGCTGGAACTGGAGCCGTGGCGGGAATCGGCGCACCGGCAGCGGATGTTGTTGTTGGCCTATATGGGGCAGCGGGAAACGGCCGTTGCCCAGTATGCGTTGTGCCGCCAGACATTGGCCGCCGAATTTGGCATTGCGCCAACCAGTCAGACCGAGGCGTTGTATGCCCAAATTGTGGCCGGGGAAGTTGGCCCGGCGGCGCAGCCCACTGCGCCTGCCGAACTGCGCCGCCAACCCCACTTGCCGCGCCCGCTCACCCCCTTTTTTGGTCGCCAGGAGGAGTTAACGGCCGTTACCAATCATCTGCGCAGCAACCGGTATCCGTTGGTGACCATTATGGGCGAAGGGGGCATTGGCAAAACCCGGCTGGCTATTGCCGCCGCCCAAAAAGTGGCCGCCGATTTTGCCGGTGGCGTCTGGTTTGTGCCGCTGGCACATTTGCCCCATGCGCCAGACCCGCAGATGGCTGTGGAGCAGTTGGTGGGGGCGCTGGAGGATGTGTTGGGAACGGCCGTTGCCAACCCGCAGCCAGCCACCGCCGCCAACCTGTACCAGATGATCGGCGACCAACGCCTGCTGCTGGTGCTGGATAATGTGGAACACCTGTCGGCGGGAAAAAAGCTGCTGCTGGATCTGCTGACCAACTGCCCCCATCTGTCGCTGTTGATTACCTCGCGGGAGCGGCTGAATGTGCAGGCGGAGATGGTGGTGCGCCTGCATGGGCTGCCAGTGCCCGACGACACCCAACCAATCCAGATGCCCAACCTGATTACCATGAGCAGTTTGCAGCTCTTCACCGAGCGGGCCAGCCGCATTGCGCCAGATTTCATTTTGGATGACCACAATCTGGCCGATGTGGTGCGGATTTGCCAGTTGGTGGAGGGGCTGCCGCTGGCAATTGAAATGGCGGCGGCGCTGACGGCGTACCAATCGCCAGCGGCGATCCGGGCGGCGCTGACGGCCAATTACCAGGCGCTGACGGCGCTGGGACAGGATGATTTGCCGTCGCGGCATCAGAGTTTGCAGGCGGTGTTTGATTATTCGTGGCAGCGGTTGTCGCCGGAGGAGGGGCTGGCGCTGGCGCAATGTTCGCTGTTTCAGGGTGGTTTTATGGCGGCGGCGGCAACGGCCGTTGCTCGTGTGCCGATGGCCTTGCTGCTGGCGCTGACGCAAAAGTCGCTGCTGCGGGCGGTGGGCAACGGCCGTTTCGACATGCACGAACTCATCCGCCATTTTGCCGCCGACAAGCTGGCCGCTTTACAGATAGACAGGGACGCCGTGCGCACCAACCATGCCCGCTACTATGCCCTGTTTATCGAGCAACGAGCGCACCAACTGGAAAACGAAACGGCCGTTTTGCGCGAAATCCAGGCCGAGATGAGCAACATCCGCACCGCCTGGCAATGGGCTACCACCACCAACCAGCTAGAGATAGTGCGTCAGGCGCTCCCCGGTTTGACCAGCTTCTATCGCCTCACCGGCTCCTTCCGCGAAGCCCACACCTTATTGGGTCAAACCCTGCGCCAGTTGGCAACCTCGCCGCCCACGGTCGAGGCCCGGCTGCTGTTGGGGCAGTTGTCGGCCGCCCAATCCTACTTCGTGCAGCGGGTGGTGAATCTGAACGAAGCGGTGCAGTTGGCGCAAACGGCCGTTACCATTGGCGAAGAACTCCACAATGCCCCCCTGCAAGTGATCGGCCATGTGCGTCTGGCGGCCATCCGCTTTGGCGAGGGGCAGATTGGCGAAAGCGAAAAGCACAGCCAGTTGGCGTTGGCCCTGGCCCGCCAGCACGACATCTTGCCCCTGGAGCAGGCGCAATCGCTGCGCTATTTGGGGCAGATTGCCACCATTCACGGCGATTATGCCGCCGCCCGCACTCACTACCAGGCGTCGCTGACGCTGGCGCGGCAAATTGGCAGCCGCCCCCATGAAGGCCGCTTGCTGAAGGATTTGGGCATTATTGAATGGCGGCATGGCGCTTACGGCCGTGCCAGCGAATATTTACAAGCCGGCCTGGACAGCGTGCGCGACACCGGCGACCGCCCCACAGAGGCGGAGATTCTGAAAAATTTAGGCGTCGTGGCCTGGTTTTTAGGCGACTATGAGCAGGCGGCCGACGCCTATCAACAAAGCCTCGCCATTTACCAGGACATTGGCGATCAGGCGGGGGCCAGCGACACGCTGAATAATTTGGGGCTGCTGGCCTGGGGGCAAGGGCGCTATGAACAATCGGCCGCCTATTACCAGCAAAGTCTGCGCATCAAGGAGCAAATTGGCGACCGGCTGCAAATGGGCATCATGCTGGGCAATTTGGGCATTATGTCCCGCACTCAGGGACAGTACGAGCAGGCGCGGCAATGGCACCTACAAAGTCTGGCGATTCTGGAAGAAGTGGGCGACGAACTGGGCAAGGGGCGCACGCTGAATAATTTGGGGCTGGTGGCGGCCAATTTGGGGCAGTATGAGCAGGCGTTGGCCTATTACGGGCAAAGTCTGACCATTCGGCGGGCGTTGAATGACCAGGAGGGGCAAGGCAAAACGCTGAACAACCTGGGGGCCGTGGCGTATATGCAAGGGCAATACGCGGCGGCGACCGCCCATCACGAACAGAGCTTGCAAATCGCGCAGCGCATTGGCGACCGCATTGGCGAGGCGGTGGCGCTGACGGGGTTGGGATTGGCGTTGCTGGGTGCGGGAGAGTTGGCGCGGGCGGAGGAAGTGTTGGGAACGGCCGTTGCCCGGCGGCGGCAACTGAACAATGCCAACCTGCTCATGGAATCCTTGACGACGTTGGCGGCGCTTAACCTGGCTCAGGGCGCGCCGGATCGGGCGCTGGCGATTCTGGAGGAGGTGCTAACCTATCTGGCCGCCGGGGGCAGCTTTGCCGGAACCGAGTACGACTTTCTCAACTACTGGCACTGCGTCCAGATTTTGGCCGCCAATGGGGATGCCCGATGTGATGTGATTTGGCATACGGCCGTAACGCAATTGCAAACCCACATGGCCCACATTCAGAGCCAGGAACTGCGCCACGCCTATTACCACAACATTCCCTGGCATCAGGCGTTACTGAGCCAGGCACATTTCAAATAA
- a CDS encoding beta-galactosidase, with the protein MNQFYVAGGQFWLDGRPQLIQAGEFHYFRTPPDQWAHRLGLLKTAGFNSVATYIPWLWHQAEEGLPDFDGRSHPMCNLADFLDLAADMGLWIIARPGPYIMAETINEGIPPWVFATYPQAAFINQREQVENIASYLQPDFLACVRKWYTAVFAILTPRQFTRNGRIIMVQLDNEMGMPHWVRNIFDTNPDTLARFAAYLRATYADRLPEIYPADQLPDWLGEQIIRPTEPHAARVVADYRRFYRDYLREYAAFLLAEAQANGLEVPPIINVHGFMNGGKTFPIGLSQLVQAMELPGMISATDVYPIFIGEGNFHQLLLVNETTKALQNPDQPLFSVEFQAGGHNDFSGSQSSLYDLHGRLCLSTGMRAINHYLFFDGENHPLLSPVKRHDWGHPVRKDGTLRRHYHRYPQLSRVLHAYGDDLILARPQTVTAVGFLLDQFMTEVNNAFTQEATNTLTHQREVILCDFIARGLALTHRPFTALELSRAPLDPTQTPTCWVMMEQQCPMAVQQKLIDYARQGGKLVLIGRLCVEDFDYIPCALLQDALGVTHIASDPPFSPATINAFHHEDVPVSFAQSYTGQFSEVIATRPNGAVVGFRQTVGQGQVLLLGAALTTNTLADLDVFEQIARLVACPPLLQLSEWADTRLSAGENGRFLYLNNYQEEAVTTAVAYQNAPLFDGQPLTIPPRRGLILPLEWRLNPNVLIHYLTSELTAVNDEGDTLTLHTAQPTFTAELTLTGYTCDQATIRQQTAHTQRIHLSHTNNDTIVLRR; encoded by the coding sequence ATGAATCAATTTTATGTGGCCGGGGGACAGTTTTGGCTAGACGGCCGTCCCCAACTCATTCAGGCCGGTGAATTTCATTACTTCCGCACCCCGCCGGACCAGTGGGCGCACCGCCTGGGTTTGCTAAAGACGGCCGGGTTCAACAGCGTCGCCACCTACATCCCCTGGTTATGGCATCAGGCAGAAGAAGGTCTGCCTGATTTTGACGGCCGTTCCCACCCCATGTGCAACCTGGCCGACTTCCTCGACCTGGCCGCCGACATGGGCCTGTGGATCATCGCCCGCCCCGGCCCCTACATCATGGCCGAAACCATCAATGAAGGCATTCCCCCCTGGGTGTTCGCCACCTATCCCCAGGCAGCCTTCATCAACCAGCGAGAGCAGGTCGAAAATATCGCCAGCTATCTCCAGCCGGATTTTCTGGCTTGTGTCAGAAAGTGGTACACGGCCGTTTTCGCCATTCTCACCCCGCGCCAGTTCACCCGCAACGGCCGTATCATCATGGTCCAGTTAGACAACGAAATGGGCATGCCCCACTGGGTACGCAACATCTTCGATACCAACCCGGACACCCTGGCCCGCTTCGCCGCCTATCTACGCGCCACCTATGCCGACCGCCTGCCCGAAATCTATCCGGCTGACCAATTACCTGACTGGTTGGGCGAGCAAATCATACGCCCCACAGAACCCCACGCCGCCCGCGTCGTCGCCGATTACCGCCGCTTCTACCGCGACTATTTGCGCGAATACGCCGCCTTCCTGCTGGCCGAAGCGCAGGCCAACGGGCTGGAAGTCCCGCCCATCATCAACGTTCATGGCTTCATGAACGGCGGCAAAACCTTTCCCATCGGCCTGTCACAATTGGTGCAGGCTATGGAACTGCCGGGTATGATCAGCGCCACCGACGTTTACCCCATTTTCATCGGCGAAGGCAACTTCCACCAACTGCTGCTGGTAAACGAAACGACCAAAGCGCTGCAAAACCCCGACCAACCCCTCTTTTCGGTGGAGTTCCAGGCCGGGGGGCACAACGATTTCAGCGGCAGCCAGTCGTCGTTGTATGATCTGCACGGCCGTCTCTGTCTTTCCACCGGGATGCGCGCCATCAACCACTACCTCTTCTTCGATGGCGAAAACCACCCGCTGCTCAGCCCTGTCAAACGGCACGATTGGGGCCACCCGGTGCGCAAGGATGGCACACTGCGCCGTCACTACCACCGCTACCCGCAGCTTTCCCGCGTCCTGCACGCTTATGGCGACGATTTGATCCTGGCCCGACCGCAAACGGTTACGGCCGTTGGCTTTTTGCTCGACCAGTTCATGACCGAAGTCAACAACGCCTTCACCCAGGAAGCCACCAACACCCTCACCCATCAGCGGGAAGTGATTTTGTGCGATTTTATCGCCCGCGGGCTGGCTCTGACCCATCGGCCATTTACCGCCCTGGAACTCAGCCGCGCTCCGTTGGACCCCACCCAGACCCCAACCTGTTGGGTGATGATGGAACAGCAATGCCCGATGGCTGTGCAGCAAAAACTGATAGACTACGCCCGGCAAGGTGGCAAACTCGTGCTCATCGGCCGACTGTGCGTCGAAGATTTCGACTACATCCCCTGCGCCCTCCTGCAAGATGCCCTGGGTGTGACCCACATCGCCAGCGACCCGCCATTTAGCCCGGCGACCATCAACGCCTTTCACCATGAGGATGTGCCCGTTTCTTTCGCGCAAAGCTACACCGGCCAGTTTAGCGAGGTGATCGCTACCCGGCCCAATGGGGCAGTGGTAGGTTTCCGCCAGACCGTCGGCCAGGGACAGGTCTTGCTGCTGGGCGCGGCGCTGACCACCAACACCCTGGCCGATTTAGACGTTTTTGAGCAAATCGCCCGGCTGGTGGCTTGCCCGCCGCTCTTGCAGCTAAGCGAATGGGCCGATACGCGGCTCAGCGCAGGGGAGAACGGCCGTTTCCTCTACCTCAACAATTACCAGGAAGAGGCGGTGACAACGGCCGTCGCCTACCAAAACGCCCCCCTTTTCGACGGCCAACCCCTCACCATCCCACCCCGGCGTGGCCTGATTTTGCCACTGGAATGGCGGCTTAACCCCAATGTACTCATCCACTACCTTACCAGCGAACTCACGGCCGTTAACGACGAAGGCGACACGCTCACCCTGCACACTGCCCAACCCACCTTCACCGCCGAACTCACCCTCACCGGCTACACCTGCGACCAGGCTACCATCCGCCAGCAGACAGCCCACACCCAACGCATTCACCTGAGCCACACCAACAACGATACCATTGTGTTACGCAGATGA